The window GGCAAGATTTTCTCAGTGGTGtggaaataaattttttctaAACTGGACCCACAGTCACCTTCAGTTTATATAACTAATGGTATCCTAGCTCCCTGAttaggaaaacaactgatctgcCTTTTCATTTCTGGAAGCCAATGTTTTTCTCCCCTATCTCTCCTTTGGCAACAGTTTCCTGttagaagataaaaagaagatacttttatttcttcttagaaAGAAAGTATATCAAGTAGTACTAATAacttcttatatatatttttagaaataaatctcTTATAggcttttctattttcaaaataattctttctgtCTGGCTAGCAGTCTTATCTTTTTCCATACTCTGAAGCAGATATGGGGTCCAGAGACCCCCCCTAGGGACCTTTTCTGTGACATAGAGAAGTTGTATGTCCCTGGGTAATTCATGTAATCTTGTAGTGCCCAGGCAACATAGGCAcgaatctgcattggtagagggattCCACTAAGATCTGTCTAAAAACAAAATAGCTGTCGTTCTGACCTTTGAGGCCTGTCCTTTCAGTTTTCATTTATCCAAGCTCTTCACATGCTTCTTGTTTCAGTTGAACTCTGTTATTTGACCTATCCTCTCCTGCTTCTTTGCATTTGCACAGCCATTTACCTCTACCTGAAATCAGTGTTTGCAAATGTGTGGCACAGTAGATGTAGTCagaaagatccgagttcaaatttggcctcaaaacAGCTgtgtgtgtgaccctaggcaagttgcTTTACCTctgtttatcttagtttccttatctgtaaaaaggagattATACTAGCACCTACCTCTAGGAGTTGTTGTGAGACTCaggaagagataatatttatcaagcacAGTGCCCGATACATAGTAAGCACCATGTAAGTGTTTTTCTTGTTATTCGTCTCAGCCTTCTGAAATATGCTTTTCTTAAAGTCTTAGGTCAGGTGTTATTCATACATGAATATTCCTTTCTCAATCTTCTCCTAGTCCTTGGATACATTTACATTGCTATGGATTTACCATATTCTgactttaattttcattatttgtgAACATGTTATGTCAATTTTTCTTCATATCACCAGTACCTAACAGGTATTTAACattgatttgaattaaattataCCAACTACTGATTATGtaattgggatttttaaaaagcagttcttTCTATGATTGTGTATCATCTTTGATGGTTTGCATGTTTCTTCCCTTCAACCTGCTCTCAAGATGTCCCAGATGGTTCTTCTCCTAGGTCTTTTTCTATACTGTTTGATCATTAAGTGGGCTTTGAAAATCTGGGTGGATCCCTTAGCCAAGGGGACTGACTATAGCTTGTTTCTTAGTCCTTCCAACACTATGGTCACTTTCTTCTGAActtattatattctattatattgttTAAGTTGTGGTACCCAGAACAGAGCACAGTGTTTTAAATGTCAACTGAGTAGAGAATATGACAGATCTATCCCCAGATTGAGATGCCACAATTCTCTTAATGTAGCCTAGAATTACATTGACTTTTTTGACTCAGCTCACACTGTTTGATTTATATTGGCTTTGTggtctactaaaaaaaaaaaaaacctggatcattttcatttgcattacTGTCTAATCACCCTTGCCACATCATTTTGTCTAATTGATGAAGCTGAATATAGGGCTTTGACACTTCCctcttatctctctccctctcctctttcatATCTTTTGTATCCTGTCAATATTAAGCTTTATTACCTTACATTTTTGCTAGTCTTCTCTTATTAGATATAGTCCAGTGccctgtcttcttttttttcttccgaCTTTAAGCTTCAAGAAAGAGaacatctctctatatataacaGATTCAAAAGAGAATTCTATATGAAGCTGCTTCTCTATTTTCATACCTCTTGCTTTGAAAAAGTATGTAATActacattttacttttaaaactgccttgcttttcttctcagactttattctatatattaaagATGTTTGAGTAAACTCCTAGATTGTTCCTAATTAAAAacggaaagaaaagaaagactaaaacAACATCATTCACCTGTTTGTCCAGAGGTAGGTCACCCACTCTATCATAGGACTTTGGTGATGTGATTGATGAGagtttttaagtgtttttaagttttctttccaATGTTATTATCCTCCTAGAACATATTAtggttatttttcccatttaattcaTACTATGAAGGATTCTCtgaagttttcttccttttcttttcttatagaacaatattattccactacattcacatgttaaaattttttcagccattccccaattgtctAAAAGCAATCTAAGGTGTTTTTATGTATTAGTTATtcacttgttttaatttttctttcccaatttctaCCCACCTCATTAATAGCCTTCATCACTTTTTCCATGATGTTTGGTGTTTCTATACCAAgctgtgtgtatgtttatgttgTACATGTACACAAGCAatcctcctttcttttcagaTAAGAGTGAGGCTTATCTGGTATTgattcttctccccctccccccccccccccccagttccttcctctatatttgtagatttttcttttagtgaattgTGAATAAAGTAACTTTCtactcactttttttcctctatacacgagtatatttcttttagattctattttttttcctgtgctcAACTTCAGTTATTTATCTTCCTTAATATCCATTGATGAAATTAAACACTTGCTTCTCCCCTTCTTAGAGTGTTACTAACACATAATTGTACAGTTCTGGTAGTTGAGATAAATTTACCTTTTTGAATTTCTCTTGATTGTAGTACTTGATTCCTCCTCAGCTTTAGTCTTACCAGAAATGGTTGGAAGATCCTCTTTTTTGCCTGTAGGATTAATAATGTTCAGCTttgcaaaatgttattttttttattgtaacccTTTTTTAGCCACTTAGAATACTCTATTCCAAGAACCTTCATTCATAATGGAAACTTCTAGGTCTTATGTAGTCTTTATTGTGGTTCCTTAGTACTTGAACTGGTTCTTTCTGGATAATATTTTCTCATGAATTTTGACAGTGGCATTTTTAGGgctttcttttttggtgttttgttttgttttccccaagtGGTATTGCTATTTGTGCTTGTTTTTAAACATAAGTTCTTGTATGACAGTTTATTTTAAACCATGCTAAATTATAGAAAATCACACCActttaattgttttatatttggaCACCTCAAAATAGTTATAGCATTAGATTGACTAATTTAAATACTATAGTTTCTTGTTGGATATATTCATAATCTTTATACCcaaatattaatatgtattaaacaaTAGAAGATTGTTAGATCTGCAAAAAATTATTTACTGCAACTTAAGCCCCGGAACCCCAGTACATATGattgaaattatatatttggtattatacatacatttatatatgagcAAGCAAGGGATTCCTAATGAGAATCTATTGATGCAGAGAAAAGCCTGTAAATtacttaagaaaattattaaattttccaaattaaagaTATATccaaaattatccaaaaattattaattattaaaattatccaaaaataaaaactaaacattGTTTCCTAAGTAAGCAGaaaggaattaatttaaaaagaaaaaagggaaagtctTTCCCAACAAATGCTACAGGCAATGTTTTTTGTTTATGACATACTGAAAAGACTGTTGTTAAAGATAAGATTGCTGTCTCCATAggtttttcaaaacaaaacaaaaccttaaaaaatTATGGCTCTGGTATAAAGTGGTACAATAAAGATGATAAGCTCCAAATATCAAAGAAGCAGTTACTTACAGTGCAATCTTTGCACTGGTAGACACcgaggtgttttttgttttgttttgttttgttttgttttttggctaaaATAGTCATACTTTTAGGATTTACATCATTGTATAGTACATACTTTCGTATGAGGCATATTAAATTTTATAGTACACATTTTCATGCATGTGCAATATCAGTAGGTGAGCAGTGTATGTCTCTTAGCAATAATATTGAATGTAATCTGGATTTGCCAGTTTTATACTTACATTATTATAAGTAAAAATCTCATGTGACACTGCAAAGTAATTATTAGATTGTGCAAATTGATGCCATGGCTTTTGTCCACATCTTAAAAGATAACCACCATTGGAAAACCCATTTAAAATATTGGTAGGCTTAGTAAAGTTTGAATGTTGCTGACACTCTTATATTGGACATTAGTAGATCCTTAGATCTGGTTTGCAGCTATAATATGAAAGCAATTGACCTGATAACTTTTTATAGACCTTCACAGACACTGTAGTTTTCTCAGTTTTGTATATTAAATATTGCTGGACAATTTATACTAGAAATCTTGGGTACTACAGAAATGCCAAATGTCCCTCTTAATGTAAATAGAATTGGATCAATTACATATTGGAccatgaaatcttttttaaatttccaagttACTATAATTTAACAAATGTTGCTTAGGAAATGTTTGCTGTGTGCTTTGAGCACTGTTTAAAATGTCAAACTTTATTAGATAGATATGCCCTTTctagaaatattatatatgagTGACTCAGTCTTCATACTCCCTTTTAGTCTACGTAGACCTGCCTTCATAGACAAATCAAAAGTTAACAGTAATGAACAGTAGTTTGAGCCTttgtaataaaacaaaaaaagattttagatcTTGGTTTTTGGTTCTCATTAGGTGGGCAGAAAATCTGATTTCTGAAAATCAAGCCCATTTGAAGTATTTCcagtctctccctcccctcttttacTTAGGGCTTTATGGAACCCATGAATTTCTGATTAGTAGGTTTTGCATATTCAGTAGAGCTAAATCTGCATATTGATAGATGATGTAACTGCTAGTTTCTTAATGCTAAAATGTGACTTTTTAACAGTAGGTACTGCTATAAacaattgcatttattttattatattctctgcTAAGAGGAATTTATATATACAGTATggccttgaaaaaaaatttaagttgttTTTAATAGTAGGGAAATTGACAggaattgttataaatttgaaatttttcactaaaaataaatcataaaatatatgaaattatctcttcaaataaggaaaacaaatagtATTTGTTCTCAAGTAGAAATATCAAATTTCTTCACTCTTAGTGCACTGTTCAGATTTTGAAAGTGCCatgaaaaatttgcaaagtgttataattattttggaaTGGAAAGGCCTATAAGATCAGCTTATCTGATTTTAAGTGAAGCATTGTAATTTTCTATCAATATAGGTAGATGATTTTTGGATTTGTTTCTCACAAGGAAATGTATGTAGCCTCCAGCATTTAAAATGATCAGAAATTCATCTTTGACCACATATTCACTTTAGCATGTTTGGTCATAGACTGGCAGTGACTGAAAACAACAGTAGCTTGTTTTCAGATTTCATCAACTCTAAAATAATTTGGGGAATAGATTTAACGTGGAAggtgtttttttgttatttatttctgtttttaacaaCTCCTTTAATGcccaaaaatggatttttaaagagtaaatttttctcatttagcTTTCAGGTATGTCTTACTATCTTTGGTATTTTTAAAGATGCcaaaaaatcaattcatttttataCTAAATTAAACTTGCTGTTTTCTGTATTGGCTCTATGGTTTGAAGAGTGCTTAATGGATATTCCActctagaaaaacaaattaactaaaattatttttcttgtacattatCATAGTTTgatgaaaatttttaattattttctaatttttgaaatcttttatttaGGTGAAACTTGGAATCCGCTAAAATTGCACTACCAGTTAAGAAATGTTCGTGAAAGATTAGCTAAAAACCTGGTGGAAAAAGGTGTACTGACAACAGAAAAGCAGAACTTTCTCCTTTTTGACATGACCACACATCCACTTACCAACAACAACATTAAGCAACGTCTCATCAAGAAAGTACAAGAAGCCGTTCTTGACAAATGGGTGAATGACCCTCATCGAATGGACAAGCGCTTGCTGGCTCTTATTTACCTCGCCCATGCTTCTGATGTCCTTGAGAACGCTTTTGCCCCTCTTCTGGATGAGCAGTATGATCTAGCCACAAAGAGAGTGCGACAGCTTCTGGATTTAGACCCAGAAGTTGAATGTATGAAGGCCAACACAAATGAGGTTCTGTGGGCTGTAGTTGCAGCCTTTACAAAATAACTGTTGTTGGACTCTTCTTTCATGTTGTTTCTCTTCTATTGACTTCTTGTTTTCTGTAATTCGTACTTTCTCACAATATGAATTGGATCTTGTTTTATGGAAACAATGGGTGGCTTTTCCTGTATGTTGTGTGTATGCAAGATTCTGCTGGTACGAGACTTCTTCCTATTTgtgttattaaaaacaaatactgCCATATTGGCATTCCATTTACTATTGGACTCAAGTTGCTTGCAATTCTTAatgtaaatttttgtttgtttctgctgTTTTGACTTTCAAAGTACCTCCACTCCCACATACACATCTTTTGGATTACCTCATCTTGAGTTGTTCCACATGTGTATGTATCTAGCATTCTGCAGTACAGTTCAGACAGAAGTCACAATAAAGGCCTTTAACTCACCAAAGGTAAATATCTGTATCTATTAGGACATTTTATACATAGACCTCAGTTGAGATGTATACTTagcaaagttatttttaaattaaaacagcacATTAAATACTTAATGTAAAATGCCCCCTTGAAATTTTGCTTCCAGTGTAAATCTTATTGTATACATATGCTATGGTTTTAGtagttaaaaatcaaaatgaaagctTGTGTCTAATGGTCCAGTTGTTTCACATAGCAGGTTTGGGATGAAATATGCATTCCAgtatattctgtatatagtttGAATTGTATGCTAACAGCCCCTTCCTCTTGATCCTATTTCTCTCCATCTAAGTATTTTTCAAGATTTAATTAGTTATACACCTGTACATCTCCTTGCTTCAACCATTGCCATTTGATCAAAACTTTGATATcttaaaggggaagaaagaatgtgtgtgtgtatggatactTGTATGTTTGATTCCCAGTATCTACTGAGCTGTGCCATTCATGGTACTCTGCCTATGCATCTATATTTTGGACATTTGTCATCCCGTACGTTTAGTTTTTGTTTGGAAATAGGCTTGTGACCAGTACTGATCTTGAgtacagtttaaaaaaacaaaaaaccaaaacaaaacaaaaacaaaaaaaaaaaacccttttgtcTGCAAGTTAGCGTTTGTGTCTTAAATGTCATTTATCTACTTaacacttttttggggggacagGGTGGGGGAGGTGGGAAGCAAATGTCAATCCTAGCAGGTGTTGCATGTAAATTGTTAGTGAGTAATGACTACAGCTCAGATGATTAAGATTTCTGTAACAGGAAGctctatgttttcattttttatatattataattatgatgATTTGCTCattattgtaaaattataaacTTTGGCTTTATAAAGTTTAGTTATTACATTACCACTGCTTATCATACATCCCAACATTGGTTTCATAATGTAAATACtaaacattgaaaaataaaacatcaatttTTTTATCACCATAATACATACTAATATTGGGGCTTTCAGGTGTttagaattattttgtttaaCATTGAGGGCAAAAATACTAGATGGTGTATCATTCTAGAGTTGAAATTTAAGGGATCCCTAATCTGTATACTAGCTTTTTACCTGAAGTAATAAATAAACTATGATCTTGAAAGTGCCTGAACCAGAGCAAGCATgtcatttgtaattttgttttccaGATGTTTCATTCATAGGAAATTAGTAGACCTTATTACATTGTATAATTGtaattgtttttatgtataagtacatagttttcatttctcaaaGATCACATTACTTAAGAGTGTTAAGTTTGAGGTGCTAAATTGATATACTTTACTCCCTCATAAGTAGTTAAACACCATTGCCAGTATTTTATTATGtgttgaggcagctagatgccaCAGTCACAGAGTACTGGGCcaggagttgggaagacctgaattaaaatccagcctcaaatacttagcaTCTGTGAAACAGATTTCAGTGAGattaatagtagcacctacctcccatagttgttgtgaggatcaaatgaaataattgtaaagcactttacaatctttaaaatgttatataaatattattatcttgaAAAATTCACCActttactgaattaaaaaaaaacttaagatgagattatttataaAGTTTATGTTATTTCTAAAGAATTCTTTTAGAAGGATAATATCTAAGTACTTAGACATGGTGAATCTGATTGTCTTCTGCACATAATGAAGAGCTTATTCCTAAGCATAGAGAAGTATAATCTTCCAAGGTATTATTCCAGAGCATATTACGTGAAGTCCTGATATTgctggatcatttttttttgttgtaccTGAATTGGAATTCAAGTATTATTCATTTTTGAAACCCAAAAAATAGTGGCATAGAGGGTTATTAAGTCCCAATGCTTTTATTTcctgggaaaataaataaagctaCCTGGGAGAAGCAGGAGCAGAATCAGTATATGTGGAAATTATTACTCTCTGTGGTTGTTGAGTATTCTGTCATGGATTTGTAGATGTTCCATAGGTCTGAGAACCAAATAATCTGAgaatattttaacaaagagtatAAAAATACATCTGATAATTCAGACTTGTCATCTGAGTTAGTAGAACATGTGGGAAGATATTAGTATTTGAAATAACATGATCTAATAATATAGAACTGAAATTGAGCCAGAGACTCAAATATTAAATTACAGTTCTTAAATATTGCTGTTGCCTGGATAATTGCTATTCTTGGCTGAAGGCAGGCCTTAATTATTgtataaattcataattttagtgCTCTTAAGGCACCTCAGAGTTCATCTAGTCTACCTCCCTAGTTTTACAGATGTGGATGCTGAAACCCAGGGAGacttaagtgacctgcccaaagtcacatatagTGAACATCTGATTAAATTGTAACCCAGCACCTCAGATTCCAGAGctagtgctcttttcactatacAAGACCTCCTTACAGTTTATTTCTCCTGTTTTTGACTCTTGCTAAGGGGCTAATATCACTTGGAATAAAAACATTCATTtagaatgttttttctttaagattcataAAAAGTTCCATCTTCtgtgaaaagaaagatttttaaattcctatttaattgCCAGTCACTATTCTAAGTAGtggagatacaaatatgaaaactgaGCAAAGAAGactttctcaaggaattcacattctaaaggggggggggggggggggggggggggggggggggcaatggAGAGACCAAAAGTGGTGACTTAGAAGAGGGTGTTTCAATCAGGGAAATTTTAGGGATGATGAATGGAACCAGAGGCAGGTGATTGAGAACCTCTTCCCAGTTTATATAGTActattaaatctatgattctaaaaaatagtgttttgcaaaccttaagtcattataaatatcagttattatgaataaatgaattaaaaccCCATTTGGCTGAATGGCATTGTTTATGTACCATTTATCCCTttgcatttcatatatataattgaaaagtGTTTCACTTTTCAATTACCAAATGAACTATTTCCAATctctggttttgttttattgtttcttgatgtctctgagttattagcttccacttgaccaattctaatttttaaagaattattttcctcactgaCACTTTGTACTTCTTTtgccatttggccaattctgatttttaaggaattattttgttcactATTTTTTTGTGCATCTTTTACTAAACCattaattcttttctattttgaaattatttcaaatttatttagattttcccagttaacatgtaaaatataacaatcatttttttcaattttcattccaaattctcttttcgcCCCTTTAAGAAAGCAAACTTTTTCATTGTGGATTCTTTGGAATTGAGTAGTAtgattgtattgatcagagtatccaacaattttgttattgtatacaacatttttctggttctgtttacttcatctGACATGAGTTCATTATTGCAAATATTTCCAGGTttgcacagtaatattccatcaaaatcatagaCCACAACTTgttgagccattcctcaattaatgaacatctcaatttccaattctttgccaccacaaagagagtgctagaaatatttttgtgcaaataagtcattttctcttttatctttttaggaaatagacctagtagtggtattggtgTGTGAAAAGATGTGCAGAGTTTTAtatctgagcatagttccaaattgtcctccagaatggttgtactagtttacaactccaccagtaGGATATTAGTGTCGCGaatttcccatatcccctccagcatttatcattttctttttctgtcatgttaaccaatctgatatgtgtgacgtggtatctcagaattgtttggatttctctaatctgtaatttaggacattttttatatgacttaaTACCTTtgaattcttctgaaaactacatattcatatcctttggccatttatcaactggggaagagtttatattttttacaaatttggttCAGTTACCTATATGAAAAGTAAGGcttttgtcagagaaatttgctgtaaaaatgtgttttcagtttcccattttctttctaattttgactccattagttttgtttgctaGGCAAAAACacctaaattttatataatcaaactttttctattttactctctactATTGTTTGTTTTGGCCATAAACTTaacttatccatagatctgacaggcacATTTTTTCCCCATACTCTCTAATTTACTAatatcctttatatctaaatggtttatacattttgatcttatcttgttatatgtGATATGCTGATCTATATatagtttctgccaaacttctttctgatttcccagtagtttttgtcattGAATTCTTACCTCAAAAGTTTGGAtctctgggtttatcaaacacctaGATTACTATGATCttttactactgtgtattgtgtgcctaatctattccactgatccactgctCTATTTCATAGCCAggaccagattgttttgatgattacctcTTTAAAATGTTCtgaaatctggtactgctaggctgcctttcttaattttttatttttaaacttttcttgatattctagatGTTTTGTTCTTCAGgatgaattttattactatttttcctagctctataaataGTTTGGTATGCTactgaataagcaaattagatAGAATTGCTTTATATTAGCCCTACCtttttcttgtttagtcattttaatctgactctgatcccatttggggtttcttgcaAAGCTactagagtgatttaccatttccttctccagctcattttacagacaagattcttgttttattttacagattggcctagtctacccatgagcagttaatatttctctaattgtttataatttccttatttctgtgaAAGTATtatgtaattgtgttcacataatCCCTAATAATTTATAtggatttgttttatatcttgcaGATTTGCTgaagttaattgtttcaactagttttttagctgattctctaggattttctaagtataccatcatatcatctgcagagtgagatttttgtttcctcattgcttatttgtatttcttcaatttctttttcttaaagcttCTAGTACAAAACTGAATGATAGTGGTGACAATGGGCATCCTTTTcccactcctgatcttattagaaatGCTTCAAGTTCATCCCCATtagacataataaatgtttactcttggttttatttagatactacttattttaagaaaagctccgatcaaagcatactatttttcgctttttgtatttttttcctttagatcttatttattttttcacaacatgaccaatgtaatatgttttgcatcattgaacatgtataacccataccaaattgcttactgtctcagggaagggGATGGTaagatatggagagagaaaatttgatggttagagaaaaaaatttttaaatgagtgttaaaattctgtttttatgtatacatgggggaaaataaaatattcaaacaaaaatgaaatgttccCTTGATTCCTATGCttgctagtgtttttaatagaaatgagtattgtattttttcagtatttttatgtaTCTAATGATataagatttttgttattttattgatatgat of the Sarcophilus harrisii chromosome 1, mSarHar1.11, whole genome shotgun sequence genome contains:
- the GOLPH3 gene encoding Golgi phosphoprotein 3 isoform X2, yielding MTSLTQRSSGLVQRRTEASRSAADKERAAGGGGGGGGDDAEQSRRDEQDDDDKGDSKETRLTLMEEVLLLGLKDREVICKSDAPTGDVLLDEALKHVKETQPPETVQNWIELLSGETWNPLKLHYQLRNVRERLAKNLVEKGVLTTEKQNFLLFDMTTHPLTNNNIKQRLIKKVQEAVLDKWVNDPHRMDKRLLALIYLAHASDVLENAFAPLLDEQYDLATKRVRQLLDLDPEVECMKANTNEVLWAVVAAFTK